In Streptomyces sp. NBC_01707, a genomic segment contains:
- a CDS encoding 5-dehydro-4-deoxyglucarate dehydratase: protein MTSAPLAARLTHVAGPLFFPVTAYGPDGAVDLDAFRAHVRTGIDAGAAAVFACCGTGEFHALTPEEFRLVVAAAVEETAGEVPVVAGAGYGTALAIRYAKLAEEAGADGLLAMPPYLVFADQEGLLAHYTALAAATSLETIVYQRDNAVFTPETVVALARTPGVIGLKDGYGDLDLMQRIVSAVRTELPGQDFLYFNGLPTAELTGLAYRGIGVTLYSSAVFAFAPDIALAFHRALDSGDDEFANALLDHFYRPLVELRAKGRGYAVSLVKAAVRLEGHAVGEVRTPLTEPPAAHIEELAGIIERGRAVLEKYGQARTAPEEPAV from the coding sequence GTGACCTCAGCCCCCCTTGCCGCCCGACTCACCCATGTCGCCGGGCCGCTCTTCTTCCCCGTCACCGCCTACGGGCCGGACGGCGCTGTCGATCTCGACGCCTTCCGCGCGCATGTGCGCACCGGCATCGATGCCGGTGCGGCCGCCGTCTTCGCCTGCTGCGGCACGGGCGAGTTCCACGCGCTGACGCCGGAGGAGTTCCGTCTCGTCGTCGCCGCGGCGGTCGAGGAGACCGCCGGGGAGGTGCCCGTCGTCGCGGGCGCCGGGTACGGCACGGCCCTCGCGATCCGGTACGCGAAGCTCGCCGAGGAAGCGGGCGCGGACGGGCTCCTCGCCATGCCGCCGTACCTGGTCTTCGCCGACCAGGAAGGGCTGCTCGCCCACTACACGGCGCTGGCCGCGGCCACCTCTCTGGAGACGATCGTCTACCAGCGCGACAACGCCGTCTTCACCCCGGAGACCGTCGTCGCCCTGGCCCGGACGCCCGGGGTCATCGGCCTCAAGGACGGCTACGGCGACCTCGACCTGATGCAGCGCATCGTCAGCGCCGTCCGTACCGAACTGCCCGGCCAGGACTTCCTGTACTTCAACGGGCTGCCCACCGCCGAACTCACCGGGCTCGCCTACCGCGGCATCGGCGTCACGCTCTACTCCTCCGCCGTGTTCGCCTTCGCACCGGACATCGCCCTCGCCTTCCACCGGGCCCTGGACTCCGGTGACGACGAGTTCGCCAACGCACTGCTCGACCACTTCTACCGGCCGCTCGTCGAGCTGCGTGCCAAGGGCCGCGGCTATGCCGTCTCGCTGGTCAAGGCCGCCGTCCGGCTGGAGGGTCACGCGGTCGGCGAGGTCCGCACCCCGCTGACCGAGCCGCCTGCCGCGCACATCGAGGAGCTGGCCGGGATCATCGAGCGCGGCCGCGCCGTGCTGGAGAAGTACGGACAGGCCAGGACCGCGCCCGAGGAGCCCGCAGTATGA
- a CDS encoding MFS transporter — MARSAAGRVLRDRNAGLYLAAVVITGFGTSAMWLTAGIWVKSLTGSDSLAALAVFAMWLPSLIGPVLGNLADRVRRKPLLIRANLTMAGLLTVLLAVDSAERIWILFAVLVLYGVSGVVMDAAETALVAHTVDLRLLGDFNGLRMIAAEGMKLLAPLAGAGLYARFGGGAVALLDAASFALAAGVCALLRVSEPARPGRTDRRGESAAGIRQVWRSPVLRPLVLAGSATMLCAGLNGAAVYALVDDGLGHSPTYAGVLYAAQGAGSVAIGLLAGPLLRRLPERVFGAAGIALFATAVGVRALPYDAVALVTSAAIGAGLPCVLIAAMTAVQRETPDTVLGRTAATANSLMMVPNAVALALGAGLIAVLDIRVLLPLTGAAGLLTAALLITDRWERPTAGPTDPVPSSTDA; from the coding sequence ATGGCAAGGTCGGCGGCGGGCAGGGTTCTGCGGGACCGCAACGCCGGGCTGTATCTGGCGGCGGTCGTCATCACGGGGTTCGGGACGTCCGCGATGTGGCTCACGGCGGGGATCTGGGTCAAGTCCCTGACCGGGTCGGACAGCCTGGCGGCGCTCGCCGTGTTCGCCATGTGGCTTCCCTCGCTGATCGGGCCCGTGCTCGGCAACCTCGCCGACCGGGTGCGCCGCAAGCCGCTGCTGATCCGGGCGAACCTCACCATGGCGGGGCTGCTCACCGTGCTGCTCGCGGTCGATTCGGCCGAGCGGATCTGGATCCTCTTCGCGGTCCTCGTGCTCTACGGGGTGAGCGGTGTCGTGATGGACGCGGCCGAGACGGCGCTCGTCGCGCACACCGTCGACCTCCGGCTGCTCGGCGACTTCAACGGACTCCGGATGATCGCCGCCGAGGGCATGAAGCTCCTCGCGCCGCTTGCCGGCGCCGGCTTGTACGCCCGCTTCGGGGGCGGCGCGGTGGCGCTGCTCGACGCGGCGTCGTTCGCGCTGGCCGCGGGGGTGTGCGCACTGCTGCGGGTGAGCGAACCGGCCCGGCCGGGCCGCACGGACCGGCGTGGCGAATCGGCCGCGGGGATCCGGCAGGTGTGGCGCTCGCCGGTGCTGCGGCCGCTGGTGCTGGCGGGTTCGGCGACGATGCTCTGTGCCGGGCTCAACGGGGCGGCGGTCTACGCCCTCGTGGACGACGGGCTCGGGCACTCCCCCACGTACGCGGGGGTGCTGTACGCGGCGCAGGGCGCCGGGTCCGTCGCGATCGGACTGCTGGCCGGTCCGTTGCTGCGGCGACTGCCGGAGCGGGTGTTCGGCGCGGCCGGGATCGCGCTGTTCGCGACGGCGGTGGGGGTGCGGGCACTGCCGTACGACGCGGTGGCGCTGGTCACGAGCGCCGCGATCGGGGCGGGGCTGCCGTGTGTGCTGATCGCCGCGATGACGGCGGTGCAGCGGGAGACGCCGGACACCGTGCTGGGCCGTACGGCGGCGACCGCCAACTCACTGATGATGGTGCCGAACGCGGTGGCGCTGGCGCTCGGCGCGGGGCTGATCGCGGTGCTGGACATCCGGGTGCTGCTGCCGTTGACCGGTGCGGCGGGGCTGCTGACCGCGGCCCTGCTGATCACGGATCGGTGGGAGCGGCCGACGGCCGGCCCCACCGATCCGGTTCCGTCATCGACCGATGCGTGA
- a CDS encoding GntR family transcriptional regulator: protein MTFAPTPIPSRTQYVLEAIKHAILTAQLRPGQALVETELAAQFGVSKTPVREALKTLAGTGLVVMSQYKGVTVRLVDAEMAREVYDVRLLLEPEALRRSITRKASLDAAQEALERADSAGDKADRSLANRDFHRALYLPCGNPLLARMLDEVRDQAALVSTVAWATIPSWEREAAEHREILRLALADDADAAAGALHDHIASFVRRAFPEGAHTEEGGA from the coding sequence ATGACCTTTGCGCCCACCCCGATTCCGTCCCGCACCCAGTACGTGCTGGAGGCGATCAAGCACGCGATCCTCACGGCGCAGCTGAGACCGGGGCAGGCCCTCGTCGAGACCGAACTCGCCGCACAGTTCGGGGTCTCCAAGACCCCGGTGCGCGAGGCGCTGAAGACCCTTGCCGGTACCGGACTCGTCGTGATGAGCCAGTACAAGGGCGTCACCGTGCGGCTGGTCGACGCGGAGATGGCCCGTGAGGTGTACGACGTACGGCTGCTCCTCGAGCCGGAGGCGCTGCGCCGCTCCATCACCCGCAAGGCCTCGCTCGACGCGGCCCAGGAAGCGCTGGAGCGGGCCGACTCGGCCGGTGACAAGGCCGACCGGTCGCTCGCCAACCGGGACTTCCACCGGGCGCTGTACCTGCCCTGCGGCAACCCGCTGCTGGCCCGGATGCTCGACGAGGTCCGCGACCAGGCCGCACTCGTGTCGACGGTCGCCTGGGCGACCATCCCGTCCTGGGAGCGGGAGGCGGCCGAGCACCGGGAGATCCTGCGGCTGGCGCTCGCCGACGACGCGGACGCCGCGGCCGGCGCCCTGCACGACCACATCGCGTCGTTCGTCCGCCGCGCCTTCCCCGAGGGAGCACACACCGAGGAGGGCGGGGCGTGA
- a CDS encoding dihydrodipicolinate synthase family protein: protein MDLTPLKAALADVVAIPVTPFATDGTIDTAAHRGLLRRLIDGGVRILTPNGNTGEFYALTPEERRTVTELTIDEVGGRATVLVGVGHDVPTAVAAAEHARDAGAEMVMVHQPVHPYVSQDGWVDYHRTIAEAVPGLGVVPYIRNPQLDGERLAALADSCPNVIGVKYAVPDAARFAAFARDAGLDRFVWIAGLAELYAPAYFSAGATGFTSGLVNVAPGVSLAMLEALRAGDHPSAMKVWEQIRRFEELRADGQSANNVTVVKEALASLGLCRRDVRPPSRVLPEERRAEVADEVAGWSI from the coding sequence ATGGACCTCACACCGCTGAAGGCGGCCCTCGCAGATGTCGTGGCGATCCCGGTGACCCCGTTCGCCACGGACGGGACCATCGACACGGCGGCTCACCGCGGACTGCTGAGACGGCTCATCGACGGCGGCGTACGCATCCTGACCCCGAACGGCAACACCGGGGAGTTCTACGCGCTCACCCCCGAGGAGCGGCGCACCGTCACCGAACTGACCATCGACGAGGTGGGTGGACGCGCCACGGTCCTGGTCGGGGTCGGGCACGACGTGCCGACCGCCGTGGCCGCGGCCGAGCACGCACGTGACGCCGGCGCCGAGATGGTGATGGTCCATCAGCCCGTGCACCCGTACGTCTCGCAGGACGGCTGGGTCGACTACCACCGGACGATCGCGGAAGCCGTCCCCGGGCTCGGTGTCGTGCCGTACATCCGCAACCCGCAGCTCGACGGGGAGCGTCTCGCCGCGCTCGCCGACAGCTGCCCCAACGTCATCGGTGTGAAGTACGCCGTCCCGGACGCCGCGCGATTCGCGGCCTTCGCCCGGGACGCGGGCCTGGACCGGTTCGTCTGGATCGCCGGTCTCGCCGAGCTGTACGCCCCCGCCTACTTCTCCGCCGGGGCCACCGGCTTCACCTCCGGACTCGTCAACGTCGCCCCCGGGGTCTCGCTCGCCATGCTGGAGGCACTGCGGGCCGGCGACCACCCGTCGGCGATGAAGGTCTGGGAGCAGATCCGTCGCTTCGAGGAGCTGCGGGCCGACGGCCAGTCCGCCAACAACGTGACGGTCGTCAAGGAGGCCCTCGCCTCGCTCGGCCTCTGCCGCCGCGACGTCCGCCCGCCCAGCCGGGTGCTGCCCGAGGAGCGGCGTGCCGAGGTCGCCGACGAGGTCGCCGGGTGGTCGATATGA
- the araD gene encoding L-arabinonate dehydratase, with amino-acid sequence MTREDGRIGSEELRSHQWYGTDGLRSFSHRARTRQLGYLPEEHLGKPVIAVLNTWSDINPCHVHLRDRAQAVKRGVWQAGGFPLEFPVSTLSETFQKPTPMLYRNMLAMETEELLRSYPVDGAVLLGGCDKSTPALLMGAASVDLPTVFVPAGPMLPGHWRNEVLGSGTDMWKYWDDKRAGLIGDCEMGELENGLARSPGHCMTMGTASTLTAAAEALGVTVPGASSIPAVDSGHDRMAAQSGLRIVELVWQQRKLSSILTAEAYEDAVATVLALGGSTNAVIHLIAMAGRSGVKLTLDDFDRIARTVPVLANLRPGGKYLMEDFHFAGGLPGFLAGLTDVLHLDRPTVSYDTLREQLDGALVHNSDVIRDRDNPLAEEGGVAVLRGNLCPDGAVIKHIAAEPELLRHTGPAVVFENYREMQHSINDPALALTPDHVLVLRNSGPKGGPGMPEYGMLPIPDYLLKQGVRDMVRLSDARMSGTSYGACVLHIAPESYVGGPLALVRTGDLITLDVEARLLHLDVPEEELARRRAAWTPPPTRYERGYGALYHDQITQADQGCDFAFLARQGEVPDPYAG; translated from the coding sequence ATGACACGCGAGGACGGAAGGATCGGCTCCGAGGAGCTGCGCAGTCACCAGTGGTACGGGACGGACGGGCTGCGGTCGTTCAGCCACCGGGCGCGTACCCGCCAGCTCGGCTACCTCCCCGAGGAACACCTCGGCAAGCCGGTCATCGCGGTCCTCAACACCTGGTCCGACATCAACCCCTGCCACGTCCATCTGCGTGACCGTGCGCAGGCGGTCAAGCGGGGCGTCTGGCAGGCGGGCGGCTTCCCGCTCGAATTCCCGGTCTCCACCCTCTCGGAGACGTTCCAGAAGCCGACCCCGATGCTCTACCGCAACATGCTGGCGATGGAGACGGAGGAGCTGCTGCGCTCCTACCCGGTCGACGGCGCGGTGCTGCTGGGCGGTTGCGACAAGTCGACGCCCGCGCTGCTGATGGGGGCCGCGTCGGTCGACCTGCCGACAGTCTTCGTGCCGGCCGGGCCGATGCTGCCGGGGCACTGGCGCAACGAAGTCCTCGGCTCCGGCACCGACATGTGGAAGTACTGGGACGACAAGCGGGCCGGGCTCATCGGCGACTGCGAGATGGGTGAGCTGGAGAACGGGCTCGCGCGCTCGCCCGGCCACTGCATGACGATGGGAACGGCGTCCACCCTGACGGCCGCGGCCGAGGCGCTCGGTGTCACGGTGCCGGGAGCCTCGTCGATCCCGGCCGTGGACTCCGGGCACGACCGGATGGCGGCGCAGTCCGGGCTCCGGATCGTCGAGCTGGTGTGGCAGCAGCGGAAGCTGTCGTCGATCCTCACGGCGGAGGCGTACGAGGACGCGGTCGCCACCGTTCTGGCGCTCGGCGGCTCCACCAACGCCGTCATCCACCTGATCGCGATGGCGGGCCGCTCGGGAGTGAAGCTCACCCTCGACGACTTCGACCGGATCGCCCGCACCGTCCCCGTGCTCGCCAATCTCCGGCCCGGCGGGAAGTACCTGATGGAGGACTTCCACTTCGCCGGAGGGCTGCCCGGGTTCCTGGCCGGGCTGACCGACGTACTGCATCTCGACCGGCCCACCGTCTCGTACGACACGCTCCGCGAGCAGCTCGACGGGGCGCTCGTGCACAACTCCGATGTCATCCGCGACCGCGACAACCCCCTTGCGGAGGAGGGCGGCGTGGCGGTCCTGCGCGGCAACCTCTGCCCGGACGGCGCGGTGATCAAGCACATCGCCGCCGAACCGGAACTGCTGCGGCACACCGGGCCCGCGGTCGTCTTCGAGAACTACCGGGAGATGCAGCACAGCATCAACGATCCGGCCCTGGCCCTCACGCCGGACCATGTGCTGGTGCTCCGCAACTCCGGACCCAAGGGCGGTCCCGGGATGCCCGAGTACGGCATGCTGCCGATCCCCGACTATCTGCTCAAGCAGGGTGTCCGGGACATGGTGCGGCTCTCCGACGCCCGGATGAGCGGCACCAGTTACGGGGCGTGCGTGCTGCACATCGCGCCCGAGTCGTACGTCGGCGGTCCGCTCGCCCTCGTCCGCACCGGTGACCTGATCACCCTGGACGTCGAGGCGCGACTGCTTCATCTCGACGTGCCGGAAGAGGAGTTGGCGAGGCGCCGGGCCGCGTGGACGCCGCCGCCCACCCGGTACGAGCGCGGTTACGGCGCGCTCTACCACGACCAGATCACCCAGGCCGACCAGGGCTGCGACTTCGCCTTCCTGGCCCGGCAGGGCGAGGTGCCCGACCCGTACGCGGGCTGA
- a CDS encoding carbohydrate ABC transporter permease, giving the protein MAQAAAVATPPKVSRRRSANPRRLPYLLIAPAGLLMLGFIAYPMVSVFYYSLQNYNVTKPWRNGFAGFDNFTRIFTEDDQFWATLGFSAQWVVTQVALQLTFGLALALIVNQTFIGRGISRAMVFSPWAVSGVLTSTIWILLYNSSTGFSRYLADAGIGDYGTSVLSDTGTVFWAATVAELWRGVPFFAILILADLQSVSKELYEAAAVDGAGRLRQFFHITLPHLRDAIVLSTLLRGVWEFNNVDLLYTLTGGGPAGETTTLPLYVANTGIEGHDFGYASALTTVAFVILLFCSIVYLRLSKFGGDHK; this is encoded by the coding sequence ATGGCCCAAGCCGCCGCTGTGGCCACACCGCCCAAGGTGTCCCGGCGCCGCTCCGCGAACCCCCGCCGACTGCCCTATCTGCTGATCGCCCCCGCGGGGCTGCTGATGCTGGGCTTCATCGCCTACCCGATGGTCAGCGTCTTCTACTACAGCCTGCAGAACTACAACGTCACCAAGCCGTGGCGGAACGGCTTCGCCGGCTTCGACAACTTCACCCGGATCTTCACCGAGGACGACCAGTTCTGGGCGACGCTCGGCTTCAGCGCCCAGTGGGTCGTCACCCAGGTCGCGCTCCAGCTCACGTTCGGCCTCGCGCTCGCCCTGATCGTCAACCAGACCTTCATCGGCCGGGGCATCTCCCGGGCCATGGTCTTCTCGCCCTGGGCCGTCTCCGGCGTACTGACCAGCACCATCTGGATCCTGCTCTACAACTCGTCGACCGGATTCAGCCGCTACCTCGCGGACGCCGGGATCGGCGACTACGGAACCTCCGTGCTCTCCGACACCGGCACCGTCTTCTGGGCCGCGACCGTCGCCGAACTCTGGCGCGGGGTCCCCTTCTTCGCCATTCTCATCCTCGCCGACCTGCAGTCCGTCTCCAAGGAGCTGTACGAGGCGGCAGCGGTCGACGGCGCCGGACGGCTGCGGCAGTTCTTCCACATCACCCTGCCGCACCTGCGGGACGCGATCGTCCTCTCCACGTTGCTGCGCGGCGTCTGGGAGTTCAACAACGTCGACCTGCTCTACACCCTCACCGGCGGCGGACCGGCCGGCGAGACCACCACCCTGCCGCTCTATGTCGCCAATACCGGCATCGAGGGCCACGACTTCGGCTACGCCTCCGCACTCACCACCGTCGCCTTCGTGATCCTCCTCTTCTGCTCGATCGTCTATCTGCGCCTGAGCAAGTTCGGAGGCGACCACAAGTGA
- a CDS encoding carbohydrate ABC transporter permease, protein MTAALAEKHTDTVQGTVRSTPPPTEHRRRGRERAFDEVPRWQIYVPLGIYLLFTLIPFYWMVLFAVRPAGSTSLVPWPMTGEHFSKVWNERSFAVFFQNSMIVGVCTLVATTVVALSGGYALARFDFRIKNGFMLALLCSQFIPGALMLVPLFEIFKNLQMINSLGSVVIAETVFQLPLSIILISGFIKNVPASLEEAAWVDGCSRFRAFCAVVLPLLRPGLIAVGSFAFVHSWNHFLFALMFLSEQDKQTIPVGLNTLIGADSVDLGALAAGGVIAAVPVVIVFAFIQKWLITGFSAGAVKG, encoded by the coding sequence GTGACTGCCGCACTGGCCGAGAAGCACACGGACACCGTCCAGGGGACCGTACGCAGCACCCCGCCCCCCACCGAACATCGCCGCCGCGGGCGTGAGCGCGCCTTCGACGAGGTACCGCGCTGGCAGATCTACGTACCGCTCGGCATCTATCTGCTCTTCACCCTCATTCCGTTCTACTGGATGGTCCTCTTCGCCGTACGGCCCGCCGGATCAACCTCGCTGGTGCCGTGGCCGATGACGGGGGAGCACTTCTCCAAGGTCTGGAACGAGCGGAGCTTCGCCGTCTTCTTCCAGAACAGCATGATCGTCGGCGTCTGCACCCTGGTCGCCACGACAGTCGTCGCTCTGTCCGGCGGCTACGCCCTCGCCCGGTTCGACTTCCGGATCAAGAACGGCTTCATGCTGGCGCTGCTCTGCTCGCAGTTCATCCCCGGCGCGCTGATGCTCGTCCCGCTCTTCGAGATCTTCAAGAACCTGCAGATGATCAACTCCCTCGGGAGCGTCGTCATCGCCGAGACGGTCTTCCAGCTGCCGCTTTCCATCATCCTGATCAGCGGCTTCATCAAGAACGTACCGGCCAGTCTCGAAGAGGCCGCCTGGGTGGACGGCTGTTCGCGCTTCCGGGCCTTCTGCGCGGTGGTGCTGCCGCTGCTGCGTCCCGGACTGATCGCCGTCGGCTCCTTCGCCTTCGTGCACAGCTGGAACCACTTCCTGTTCGCCCTGATGTTCCTCAGCGAGCAGGACAAGCAGACGATCCCGGTCGGCCTGAACACCCTCATCGGCGCGGACAGCGTCGACCTGGGCGCGCTCGCCGCGGGCGGTGTGATCGCCGCGGTCCCTGTGGTGATCGTCTTCGCCTTCATCCAGAAGTGGCTGATCACCGGCTTCAGCGCCGGTGCCGTGAAGGGCTGA
- a CDS encoding Gfo/Idh/MocA family protein has translation MSTVQTPVPVVLAGARGHGRWHLANIRRLQDQGLVRLAGICELTPLTETELARFAGELPAQSADFGELLDSTGARVAVICTPIQTHTELALTAAARSVHLLLEKPPAATFADFERMVAGVRAAGIACQVGFQSFGSHAVPAIRELMESGAIGAVQGIGAAGAWVRDDAYYLRAPWAGRRRIGSVDVVDGALTNPLAHAVATALELAGSGTADDVAAIETELFRAHDIEADDTSCVRITTTRGLPVTTAVTLCAEQAGEPYVVVHGDRGRITFWYKQDRVLIQRAGHGPEEAVHGRTDLLENLVDHLAGRAALLVPPQRTGAFMRVVEAVRTAPEPVALPSDAWHTERATGSAGARRVVRGIDALVAAGADSLTLFSELGVPWALPTEVSSS, from the coding sequence ATGAGCACGGTCCAGACGCCCGTCCCGGTCGTCCTCGCCGGCGCACGCGGCCACGGACGCTGGCATCTCGCCAACATCCGCCGCCTCCAGGACCAGGGCCTCGTCCGTCTTGCCGGTATCTGCGAGCTGACCCCGCTGACCGAGACCGAGCTCGCCCGCTTCGCCGGTGAACTCCCGGCCCAGTCAGCCGATTTCGGGGAACTCCTCGACTCCACCGGAGCTCGCGTCGCCGTCATCTGCACCCCGATCCAGACCCACACCGAACTGGCGCTGACCGCCGCCGCGCGCTCCGTCCACCTCCTGCTCGAGAAGCCGCCGGCGGCGACATTCGCCGACTTCGAGCGGATGGTCGCCGGTGTGCGGGCGGCCGGCATCGCCTGCCAGGTCGGCTTCCAGTCCTTCGGCTCGCACGCCGTGCCGGCCATCCGGGAGCTCATGGAGTCCGGTGCCATCGGCGCCGTGCAGGGCATCGGCGCAGCAGGTGCGTGGGTCCGCGACGACGCCTACTACCTCCGGGCGCCCTGGGCCGGGCGGCGCAGGATCGGCTCGGTCGACGTCGTCGACGGTGCCCTCACCAACCCCCTCGCCCACGCCGTCGCCACCGCGCTCGAGCTCGCCGGCAGCGGCACCGCCGACGACGTGGCCGCCATCGAGACCGAGCTGTTCCGCGCCCATGACATCGAGGCCGACGACACCTCCTGCGTACGCATCACCACCACGCGCGGGCTGCCCGTCACCACCGCCGTCACCCTCTGCGCCGAACAGGCCGGCGAGCCCTACGTCGTCGTCCACGGCGACCGTGGCCGGATCACCTTCTGGTACAAGCAGGACCGGGTCCTGATCCAGCGCGCCGGACACGGCCCCGAGGAGGCCGTGCACGGACGGACCGACCTCCTGGAGAACCTCGTCGACCACCTGGCGGGCCGCGCCGCACTCCTCGTACCGCCGCAGCGCACCGGCGCGTTCATGCGGGTCGTCGAAGCCGTACGGACCGCACCGGAGCCCGTCGCCCTGCCCTCCGACGCCTGGCACACCGAACGCGCGACAGGCTCCGCCGGGGCGCGCCGGGTGGTCCGCGGCATCGACGCACTGGTCGCGGCGGGCGCCGACAGCCTCACGCTCTTCTCCGAACTCGGCGTCCCCTGGGCGCTCCCCACCGAGGTGAGTTCATCGTGA
- a CDS encoding PmoA family protein, whose protein sequence is MTASSALLSCAGRPVGRYTYLPATGGRPYFHPVTTLAGVPVTEESPADHLHHLGTSIAVPDVAGHNFWGGRTFVRGQGPTALDNHGIQRHLGWKLCDSDGFVEELSWVADDTELLREHRTVAVAELSGTAWALDFSFSLTNRGTDDLSIGSPATNGRPGAGYGGFFWRAPKEAAAPAVFSGHGDGEAAVHGRVADWVAMTGDGWTLVFAGATDATRRDPWFVRSAEYPGVGSSLAAAERLPVPVGATVVRRVVTVIADGRLDRATAAAYVRRAVTA, encoded by the coding sequence GTGACCGCATCATCCGCACTCCTGAGCTGCGCCGGACGCCCCGTCGGCCGCTACACCTACCTGCCCGCCACCGGGGGCCGTCCCTACTTCCACCCCGTCACCACCCTCGCGGGCGTCCCGGTCACCGAGGAGAGTCCGGCCGACCACCTCCACCACCTGGGCACCTCGATCGCCGTCCCGGACGTCGCCGGGCACAACTTCTGGGGCGGACGCACCTTCGTACGCGGGCAGGGTCCCACCGCACTCGACAACCACGGGATCCAGCGCCACCTCGGCTGGAAACTCTGCGACTCCGACGGCTTCGTCGAGGAGCTCAGCTGGGTGGCGGACGACACCGAGCTGCTGCGCGAGCACCGCACCGTCGCCGTCGCCGAACTCTCCGGCACCGCCTGGGCGCTGGACTTCTCCTTCTCGCTCACCAACCGCGGCACCGACGATCTCTCCATCGGCAGCCCCGCCACCAACGGCCGCCCCGGCGCCGGATACGGCGGCTTCTTCTGGCGCGCCCCGAAGGAAGCGGCCGCGCCCGCCGTGTTCAGCGGACACGGCGACGGCGAGGCGGCCGTCCACGGGCGGGTCGCCGACTGGGTCGCGATGACCGGCGACGGCTGGACCCTTGTCTTCGCCGGGGCGACGGACGCGACCCGGCGCGACCCCTGGTTCGTCCGGAGCGCCGAATATCCGGGCGTCGGCTCCTCGCTCGCCGCCGCCGAGCGGTTGCCGGTCCCGGTCGGCGCGACCGTCGTGCGCCGCGTGGTCACGGTCATCGCCGACGGCCGCCTCGACCGGGCCACGGCGGCTGCGTACGTCCGCCGGGCGGTGACCGCATGA